The Methylocella silvestris BL2 DNA segment GCTCCAGGCGAGGCGGGCTGCGGCGAGGCTGAAGGAGGACGGCGCCGGGAGGCAGATCATCTCGCCGCGCGGGACATGCGCCGAAAGCAGCGCGCCGACGCCATAGAAGAAGGGGTCGCCGGAGGCGAGCACGCAGATCCTTTGGCCGCGCCGGGAGAGAATCTCCGGCAGCGCCGCCTCGATTGGCGAGGGCCAGGCCATGGTTTGCGCTTTGAGCGGCCCCGCGAGTTTCAGATGGCGCGCGCCGCCGATGACGAATGAGGCTTGCGCCAATTTCTCCCGCGCGGCAGGGATGAGGCTTGGGGCCCCGTCTTCGCCGATGCCAATGAGAGCGAGCCAGGGCGCGGCGACGTCGGGCGAGGAGGTCATGGCGTAGCGAAGCCAGGACTGCGGAGAGAAGGATGCGCGTTCTTATTCTCGGCGGCACGGCTGAAGCGAGCGCCCTTGCGGCTCTGCTCGCCGGACTGCCCGACATCGCGCCGATCCTGTCGCTCGCCGGGCGCACCGCCGCCCCCGTTAAGGCGCCGATTCCGATGCGAATCGGCGGCTTCGGCGGAGCGGCCGGCCTCGCGCGCTACATCGCGGAAGAGTGCGTCGATCTTTTGGTCGACGCCACTCATCCTTTCGCCGCCGAGATATCGCGCAATGCCGCCAGCGCGGCGTCGGCGCGCACAATTCCGCTGGTCGTCGTGGGCCGCCCGCCCTGGATCGCGCAGCCCGGCGACCGCTGGATTGCGGCCGGCGATATGGCGGAGGCCGCCGCTCTCCTCGGCGCGACCCGCCGGCGCGTTTTTCTCGCCATCGGCCGGCTGCAGCTTGCCGCCTTCGAGGCGGCGCCGCAGCATTTCTATCTGATCCGCGGCATCGAGCCCATTTCGCCGAAGCTGCCGGACTACCGCTTCATCAGCGCGCGCGGGCCGTTTGAGGCGGAGGCGGAGCGGCGGCTTCTGAAGCAAGAGCGGATCGACATCGTGGTCGCCAAGAACAGCGGCTCCCAATCGGTTTACGGCAAGATCGAAGCGGCGCGTGAGCTGGGACTGCCCGTCGTCATGGTCGAGCGCCCGCCCCAGCAGGTCGAGGTCAAAACTCCGGCCGAGGCTCTGGATCTGATCCTTCGCCATCGCGCGATTCATGAGGCCGCCCTCGCGCCGCGCGGCGTATAGACAAAAGGCGCGCCGTTCGGGCGGCGCAGCAGGCGCGTTCCGCTCGACCCGACGATGACCAGCGTCGCCATATCGGCGAGATCCGGGTCCGCGTCGCCAAGGTCGCAGAGGGTGATGCGCTCATCCGCCCGTCCGATCGCCCGCGCAAAGATCACCGGGGTCGCCGGCGACTTCAGCTTGCGCAAAAGGGCGAAGGCGCCGCGGATCTGCTCGCGCCGCGTGTGGGAGGCAGGATTATAGAGCGCCATGACGAAATCGGCGTCGGCGGCCGCCGCCAACCTCTTTTCGACGAGCGCCCAGGGTTTTAGATTGTCGGAGAGGGAGATGGCGCAGAAATCATGGCCGAGCGGGGCGCCGAGCCGGGCGGCTGCGGCCTGCATCGCCGATATGCCGGGAGAGACGGTGACGTCGATCTCGCGCCAGCCCGGCTCGCCATCCTCGATCGCTTCAAACACCGCTGCGGCCATGGCGAAAATGCCGGGATCTCCCCCCGAGACCACGGCGACGCGCCGGCCTTCGCCCGCCAGCCGAAGGGCGGCGCGGGCGCGATCGAGCTCCACCCTGTTGTCGCTCGCATGGCGCGCTTGTCCGGGCACAAGCTCGCAGCGATCGAGATAGGGCGCATAGCCGACGAGATCGGAGGCCGCATGGATGAGGCGCGCCGCCTCCGGCGTCACCCAATCCGCAAACCCAGGGCCGATGCCGACGACGCTCAGCGAACCGGACGATGGCGAAGCCGCGGTCATGGCCGCCGTCCCTCGCCGGGAATGAGGATCATCGAGAAATAGGGCGCGAGATCGTCGGTCTTTTCGTCCAGCGGAATGATCCGCTCGGCGGCTTGCGTGCCATGCTCGACATAGATCGCCGCGCTCGAACGGCCGGCCTCAAGAATCGCGGCCCTGACCTTACCGAGATTCGCGCCGAGTTTTATGATGATCGCAGCGTCGCAGGCGCCGAGGAGCCGGGCGAGATCCGGCCCGCCGAGCGTTCCCGGCAGCACGCTCAGCACATCGTCGCCCCAGGTGATCGGCAGTTTCGCCGCGCTCCAGCAGCCGGACATGCCGGTGACGCCCGGCACGACTTCGACGCAGAAGCGGTCCTTCAGCCGCACATAAAGATGCATGAAGGAGCCGTAGAACAGCGGGTCGCCCTCGCAGACCAGCGCCACGTCGCGGCCGGCCGAAAGATGGCCGGCGATCTCCTCGGCGGCGTTGGCGTAAAAGGCGCCCAGCGTCTCGACATAGACGGGGTCCTGGAAATGGCGCTCCGTCGTCATGGGATAGAGCAGGGCGAGCTCCGTCGAGGCGGGGCTGAGCCAGCTTTCGAGGATCGCGCGGGCCTGTCCGCGCCGGCCCTTTTTGGCGAAATAGGCGACGACCGGCGCGGCTTTCAAAATCTTCACGGCCTTGACGGTCAAAAGGTCCGGGTCGCCTGGCCCGAGCCCGACGCCGTACAGCCGGCCAATGGGAGGCGAGCTTGTGGTCATTCGGCCTCGCCCGCCAGCGCGTTGAGGGCGCCCGCCGTCATGGCGCTGCCGCCCTTGCGTCCCCGCACCGTGATGAAGGGCGCCTGCGCCGTCTCGATCAGCGCCTCTTTCGATTCGGCCGCCCCGACGAAGCCGACGGGCATGCCGATGATGCAGGCCGGGCGCAGCGGCAAGCGCTCCAGGAGGTTCAAGAGGCGAAACAGGGCAGTCGGCGCATTGCCGATGGCGACGATTGCGCCATCGAGGCGGTCGCTCCAGAGTTCGATTGCGGCGGCGCTGCGCGTATCGCCGAGATTTTTCGCCAGCATCGCGACAGACGGATGATCGAGCGTGCAGATCACCTCATTGCGGTTGGGCAACCGGGCGCGAGTCACCCCTTCGGCGACCATTTTCGAATCGCACAGGATCGGCGCGCCCTCGCGCAAGGCGGCCCGCGCGCGGGTTGCGGCGCCCGGCGAAAAGACAAGGTCGGCGGCGATCTCGACCATGCCGCAGGCATGGATCACCCGCACCGCGACGATCTCCTCATCCGCGGAAAAGCGCGAAAGATCGGCTTCGGCCCGGATCGTCGCGAAGGAGCGGCGGTAGATTTCCGCGCCGTCGCGCAGATAGTCGAAGCGGCCTTGCTGTTGCTCTGCGCTCATCTGCTCGCTGCTGCTGCGCGCGCGCCGGCGCTCGAGATCACGATGATTTTGGACCGATTCGGACCAAAACCGCGAAACGCGATCGATTTAAAAAGTCCGGAGCATGATGCCGGCGTCATGTGCTGGCCATGGCGTGCAACAAATCCCGCGCGGCCGTCAATGAGAGATTTCGGCTAGACGCCGCGTCAAAGGGCGAGCCGTCGAGAACGAGATCGTAAAGCCCGTCATGGGCGACCAGCGTCAGCGGCGCTTCGCGTGGCCGGGCGCAGCCCTTGGCGCAGCCCGAGACATGCAGGGCGAGGCCGTCGGGGTAAAGCTGTCGCGCGAGCGCCGCGAGCGCCAGCGCGTCCGTATGCGTTGCCGTCGTGCCCCGCGTGCAGGCCGGCGCGCCGCCGCAGGCCGCGACGCCGAGCCGCTTGTCGTCGGGGGAGACGATGAAGCCGGCCGCGTGAAAATATTCTGCGAGCGCGTCTGCGCCTTTGGGCGCAACGCCGGGCAGAACGAGCGCCCGCCATGGCGTCAGACGGATCTCGCCGCGCCCATGTACCTGCGCCGCGTCGGCCGCCGCCGCCAGCATATTTGCGGAGAGGCGCCCGAACGGCGCAGCAGCTCCGAAGCAGAAAAGATCGCCGAAGCGCAATAGCCCGACCGGCGGCGCCGGCGCAGGGCGGGGCGGCGCCCATGCTTGCTGCGTGGCCGGTCGGCCTGCGGCGGCGGCGAGCGCAGCGAGTCCGCCTCCAGAAATGATGTCCATCATTCTTCGCGGCGGCTCGGGCATCGCGCCGCCGACGTCCAAAAAAGCGCGGGCGATCTTGAGCGCTGTCGCCACAATTTCGTCCCGCGCGCAGGAGCCAATGCCGACGGCGTCGGCGCCGAGCGCGATGTCGAATTTTTCGCGCGGCTCGTCGAAGGCGAAGCGAACGTCGGTTATCTCATCACAGAGCGAAAGCGGGCCGCCGTCGTCGATCAGGAAGCCGAATTTTCCGGGCAGGCGGTGGAGGCCTGTTGCTTCGATGAGCGCAGCTTCGAGCGCGGCGCCAATCGGCGTCACATCCACCCGGCCGCAAACTCCGGAGAGCGGGCTGATCATGACATTGCGCACCGATTCCGCGGCGGCGTCGCGGTCGATCAGGCCAAGCCGATCGAGTTCGGCGAGAAGATCCGGCAGGCGCTCCAGCGTCACACCGCGCAACTGTAGATTTGCGCGAGACGTCAGCTCGCATTGACTATTGCCGAACCTGTTTGCGGCGGCGGCGATCGCGCGCGCCGTTTCCGTCGGCAGGCGGGCGCCGCTGATGCGGAGCCGCGCGATCAGCCCGTCGCGCGCCTGCATCGGCGCGAGCGCGCCGGGACACCAGCCCTTGCGAAGCTCCGCGCGCGTCAACATGCCAGGCGCTCGCGCATCGATCTGATATCTTCATGCGTCGAATTGCGCCGGCTGCGCCAAAAGCCGCGCCGCGCCGCCTCCTCGAAACGGGATAGGATCGCCCCGGCGGCTTTCGGATTGGCGCTCGCGAGAAACGCTGCGACCTCAGGGTCGCCGCAGGTCGCGTCGAACATCAGGTCGAAGTGATGGCTTTGCGTCGCATCGGTCATGATGGCAAGGCCGAAGAGATGATCGACGGTCTCGGCGATCTCGGCCGCGCCGCGATGGCCGTGTTGCATCTGGCCCCTGATCCAGCGGGGATTGCCGGCGCGCCCGCGCATGATGCGGGCGATCTCCTCGGGCATGGTCCGCACTGTGATCTTTTGGGCGTCGCTTGTCGCGACATGGTAGATCGCGGGACGCCCGCCAAGCATCTCGGCGGCGGCGGAAAATCCACCCGCGTGATCGACGATGGCGTCGGATTCAAGAAGGTCCTGCTCGACCTGATCCTGAACATGGATCATCGCATCGGCGCTGGCGATGCGCCCCGCGAAAGCCGACGTTTGGGTCGCCTCGCCCCGCGCGCCGCGATAAGCGTACGAAGTCGCCTCGATGTAGAGCTGCCCTAGCTCTTCACGCGTGATCGACGCGTTGTCATTGATCGCCCGCGACAGCGAGAGCCCGAAGGCGCCGGGGGCGGCGCCGAAGATGCGCAGCGGCGCCTCGCCGCTCTTGCGCGCAAACGCCGCAAGAGGATTATCATCGTCATCTTCATCACGCTGGCTAATGGCGCGAACGGCCTGGTCGAAGAGCGCGATCTGCGCCGGAAAGGCGTCGCGGAACATCCCGGAAATGCGCAGCGTGACGTCAACGCGCGGGTGCCCGAGTTTCGCGAGCGGGATGATGTCGAAGCCGCTGACGCGGGAGGTTGCGGCGTCCCAGACGGGCGCGGCGCCGATCAGCGCCATGGCCTGGGCCAGATCGTCGCCGCCGGTGCGCATGGTCGCGCTCGCCCAAATGTCCATCACGATGCGCTTTGGCCAATCGCCGTGATCCCGCGCATGGCGGCGCAGCACTTCTTCCGCCGCGCGCTTGCCGATTTCGAAGGCCGTGCGTGTGGGGACAGAGCGCGGATCGACGCTGTAGATATTGCGCCCTGTCGGCAGCACGTCGATGCGCCCGCGAGAGGGCGCGCCGCCTGGTCCCGGCGCGACAAACCGCCCGTCGAGCGCGGCGATCAGCGCAGCGAGCTCGGCTGCGCCGCAACGCGCGATGAGTTCGCCCGCGCCGGGGCGAGCCTCGTGCGGCAAAGCTGCAATCAACGACTCGCGACGGCCGGGATCGGGCGCTTCGCCGAACACATGAAGCCCGTCGCCGATGCGCATATCCTTGACGTCGCAGAGGAAGGCGTCGAGGCGCGCCAGAGCGTCAAGATGATTTTCGTCATCCTTTATGCCGCAATCCTGAGCGAGGCCAGTTTCGCGCGCGCGGGCGATGATGGCGGCGCCGATCAGCTTTGCCCGCTTCGGGTCGAGCGATTCAGCGCTCGCATATTCATCGAGCAGCGATTCGATGTCCTGCGCTGCGCCAAAACTGCCCGCGCTCATCAGCGGCGGGGTCAGATGGCCGATGGTCAGGGCGGCGATGCGGCGCTTCGCCTGCGCCGCCTCGCCCGGATTGTTGACGATGAACGGGTAGACGACCGGCGTCGGCCCTAGCACGGCTTCGGGGGCGCAGGAGGGACCGAGCGCATTGGCCTTGCCGGGGAGCCATTCCAGCGTGCCGTGAGCGCCGCAATGGATGAGCGCGTCCATTTTCGCTGCATGCCGCAGCCACATGTAGAAGGCGATATAGGCATGGCGCGGCGCCAGCGTCACGTCATGATAGTTCGCCTTGTGGTCGGCGGCCGCGCCGCGTCCGGGTTGCAGCGCCACGAAGAAACGGTTCGCCGAAATGACCGAGAAACGGAACATGCCGTCCGCGCCGGCTTCGCCTGCGGGATCTCCCCATTGCGCGAAAACCTGCTCCGAGAAGGCGCGCGGCGCGGCGGCGAGCGCTTCCTTATAATCGGACAAGGGGTAGCAAACCGCGAACGCCTGCGCTTCGAGGAGCCGCATCAGTTCGTCGTCCGGCGGCAAGGCGCCGATGTTATAGCCGGATTGGCCCAGGGCGCGCGCGATCGCGCCGACGCTTTTTGCCGTGTCGAGCCCCACCGCATAGCCGCCGCGTCCCGCCTTGCCCGGATAGTCCGACAGGATGCAAGCGATCCTGCGCTCGGAGCGCGGCGTCTTGCGCAATTTGGCCCAGGCCGCCGCGAGGTCCGCCACGAAGTCGATGCGCGAGGGGAGGGCGACATGGGTCAGCGGCGTGAATTCAAGATCGGCGCGATGCGCCGTTTCCGCCTTCACGGCGATCGCGCGCGTAATCAGCCGTCCGTCCATTTCCGGCAGCACGACATTCATGGCGAGGTCGGCCGCTCGCAAGCCCCTTGGATCATCCGCCCATTGCGCCTCGGTCGCGCTCGCGAAAATAATTTGCAGGACCGGCGCGTCGGCCTCGTCAAGCACGCTTGCGCCATCCTCAATCCGGGCGGAAAACGCCGTCCCATTGAAAATGACGTCAGGTTTTTCCCGGCCGAACTGCGCGCGAAGAAAACCGATCGCTTGCGGGTCCTTGAGGCTCGACACGAAAACGGCCTCGACGCCAAATCCCCGGAGGCTCAGCGCGTCGGCGAGCGCCAGGATCGGCCCGGTGTCGCCGGCCAGGAGATATGATCGGTAAAATATGATTTCCGCGCGGGGCGCGTCTTTGGCGGCGCGGCGGCGGGCTGGATCATAGAGGCCAGCGGGCGGCTCCATCCCTTGCGCGGTCCACGCCGCCGGTCCGTTCAGCGTCGCCTCGATCCAGTCGAGAACAGTCCCGATATTGGCGGCCCCGCCGGCCTGCAGCCGGGCGGAAATTTCGTCAAGATCGGCTTGCGCGACGGTCGAGGCCTCGCTGAGGCGCAGGTCGGCGACGGAATCTCCAGGGATGATGCCGAGGGCCACTCCATTCACGCGAGCGGCGCGTGAAATCTCCTCGACGCCATAGCGCCAATAGTCGAGGCCGCCGAGCAGGCGCACGAGAACGAAGCGGGACTTCGCAATGACTTTTTCGACGTAGAGGTCGACGGAATAGGGGTGCTTCAGATCGGCGAGATTGGCGAGCCTTATGCTCAGGCCGCGCCTTTGCGCGGCGTCGGCGAAGGACGACAGATCGCTGTCCGAAAAGGACAGAAAGACGAGATCGGCCGGCGTCTGCGCGAGATCGACGGCGACCTCGGCTTCGTCGACCGATCGGCTCTCTGTACGGAGCAGATGCATTCAGCGCTCCAGCGCCTGCCGGATGGCGGCGGCGTTCAGGCCCTTTTCGCCGATGACCACAAGCCGCCCCTCGCGCGCCTCGCCCAAAGCCCAGGGGCGGTCGAAACTATGCTTGAAGCGCGCGCCGACGCCCTGCACCAGAAGCCGCATCGGCTTGCCGCGCACATCAACGAAGCCCTTGATGCGGAGCACGTCGTGAGCCTCCGCGATCCTGGCGAGGCGGCCGATGAAGGAGGCGGGGTCGTCGATCGTCGGCGCTTCGACGATGAGGCTTTCGAAATCATCATGGTCGTGATCGGCCTCGTCATCATGATGCGAGCGCCGGTTCAAAAGATCGTCCTCGGCGGCGGCGTTGAGGCCGAGAAGAATTTTGGCGTCGATGCGCCCTTGCTCCGAGCCGACGATTCGAACGGCGCGCGGCAGAACGGCCGTGATGTCGGCGCGCACCCGCGCCTCGTCCTCGGCCGACATGAGATCGGTCTTGTTGAGAATGACGAGATCGGCGCAGAGCAGCTGATCCTCGAAAACCTCTTCCAGCGGATTATCATGCGCGATCGAGGGATCGGCCTCGCGCTGGCGCGCCAGTTTCAGGGGATCGTCGGCAAAGCGTCCCTCGGCCGCCGCTGCGCCGTCGACGACGGCGATGACGCCGTCGACCGTGAGCCGCGCGCGGATCTGCGGCCAGTCGAACGCCTTGACGAGCGGCTTTGGCAGGGCGAGGCCCGAAGTCTCGATGACGATGTGCTCGGGCGGCGGATCGAGCGCGAGCAGGCGCTCGATCGCGGGCAGGAAATCATCGGCGACAGTGCAGCAGATGCAGCCATTGGCGAGTTCGACGATGGCGTCCGCGTCGCAGCCGAGATCGTCGCAGCCGCGTAAAATGTCGCGGTCGACGCCGATATCGCCGAATTCATTGATGATCAAAGCGAGGCGCCGCCCCGCGTTATGGGCTAGGAGATGACGGATCAGCGTCGTCTTCCCGGCGCCGAGGAAGCCGGTGATGATGGTGGCGGGAATCCGCGACAGGCGCGCGCTGGAGAGATCATTCATCAGGCCCGGGGTCTCCGCTCGACGCGGGCGCTGAGGAAAGGGGGGCGCTGCGAGCGCCCCTTCTGCCGGCGCAATAGCCGGCATCGATCATGGCCGGAGCGCCCCGCCGGCCAGAACTCGATCGAACGGCAGGTTTCCTGGCTCGCGGATCGGCGCCGCTCGCCGCCTTCCCAGAAGCTTATGGCTTCCAGTGGCTTATGGCGCGCGGCTACCCGCTTACAGTTGCGGGGGCAGCTGTGGATTGCGCGCTTTTGGAAAGCGCGCGCCACATTCCCTTTAAACCCTCGGCAGAGGGACCGTTACGGGCGCGAGAGTAGACCCTGTGGCT contains these protein-coding regions:
- a CDS encoding cobalt-precorrin-6A reductase; this translates as MRVLILGGTAEASALAALLAGLPDIAPILSLAGRTAAPVKAPIPMRIGGFGGAAGLARYIAEECVDLLVDATHPFAAEISRNAASAASARTIPLVVVGRPPWIAQPGDRWIAAGDMAEAAALLGATRRRVFLAIGRLQLAAFEAAPQHFYLIRGIEPISPKLPDYRFISARGPFEAEAERRLLKQERIDIVVAKNSGSQSVYGKIEAARELGLPVVMVERPPQQVEVKTPAEALDLILRHRAIHEAALAPRGV
- the cobJ gene encoding precorrin-3B C(17)-methyltransferase, coding for MTAASPSSGSLSVVGIGPGFADWVTPEAARLIHAASDLVGYAPYLDRCELVPGQARHASDNRVELDRARAALRLAGEGRRVAVVSGGDPGIFAMAAAVFEAIEDGEPGWREIDVTVSPGISAMQAAAARLGAPLGHDFCAISLSDNLKPWALVEKRLAAAADADFVMALYNPASHTRREQIRGAFALLRKLKSPATPVIFARAIGRADERITLCDLGDADPDLADMATLVIVGSSGTRLLRRPNGAPFVYTPRGARAAS
- a CDS encoding precorrin-2 C(20)-methyltransferase, whose translation is MTTSSPPIGRLYGVGLGPGDPDLLTVKAVKILKAAPVVAYFAKKGRRGQARAILESWLSPASTELALLYPMTTERHFQDPVYVETLGAFYANAAEEIAGHLSAGRDVALVCEGDPLFYGSFMHLYVRLKDRFCVEVVPGVTGMSGCWSAAKLPITWGDDVLSVLPGTLGGPDLARLLGACDAAIIIKLGANLGKVRAAILEAGRSSAAIYVEHGTQAAERIIPLDEKTDDLAPYFSMILIPGEGRRP
- a CDS encoding precorrin-8X methylmutase, whose amino-acid sequence is MSAEQQQGRFDYLRDGAEIYRRSFATIRAEADLSRFSADEEIVAVRVIHACGMVEIAADLVFSPGAATRARAALREGAPILCDSKMVAEGVTRARLPNRNEVICTLDHPSVAMLAKNLGDTRSAAAIELWSDRLDGAIVAIGNAPTALFRLLNLLERLPLRPACIIGMPVGFVGAAESKEALIETAQAPFITVRGRKGGSAMTAGALNALAGEAE
- the cobG gene encoding precorrin-3B synthase, with translation MLTRAELRKGWCPGALAPMQARDGLIARLRISGARLPTETARAIAAAANRFGNSQCELTSRANLQLRGVTLERLPDLLAELDRLGLIDRDAAAESVRNVMISPLSGVCGRVDVTPIGAALEAALIEATGLHRLPGKFGFLIDDGGPLSLCDEITDVRFAFDEPREKFDIALGADAVGIGSCARDEIVATALKIARAFLDVGGAMPEPPRRMMDIISGGGLAALAAAAGRPATQQAWAPPRPAPAPPVGLLRFGDLFCFGAAAPFGRLSANMLAAAADAAQVHGRGEIRLTPWRALVLPGVAPKGADALAEYFHAAGFIVSPDDKRLGVAACGGAPACTRGTTATHTDALALAALARQLYPDGLALHVSGCAKGCARPREAPLTLVAHDGLYDLVLDGSPFDAASSRNLSLTAARDLLHAMAST
- the cobN gene encoding cobaltochelatase subunit CobN, with translation MHLLRTESRSVDEAEVAVDLAQTPADLVFLSFSDSDLSSFADAAQRRGLSIRLANLADLKHPYSVDLYVEKVIAKSRFVLVRLLGGLDYWRYGVEEISRAARVNGVALGIIPGDSVADLRLSEASTVAQADLDEISARLQAGGAANIGTVLDWIEATLNGPAAWTAQGMEPPAGLYDPARRRAAKDAPRAEIIFYRSYLLAGDTGPILALADALSLRGFGVEAVFVSSLKDPQAIGFLRAQFGREKPDVIFNGTAFSARIEDGASVLDEADAPVLQIIFASATEAQWADDPRGLRAADLAMNVVLPEMDGRLITRAIAVKAETAHRADLEFTPLTHVALPSRIDFVADLAAAWAKLRKTPRSERRIACILSDYPGKAGRGGYAVGLDTAKSVGAIARALGQSGYNIGALPPDDELMRLLEAQAFAVCYPLSDYKEALAAAPRAFSEQVFAQWGDPAGEAGADGMFRFSVISANRFFVALQPGRGAAADHKANYHDVTLAPRHAYIAFYMWLRHAAKMDALIHCGAHGTLEWLPGKANALGPSCAPEAVLGPTPVVYPFIVNNPGEAAQAKRRIAALTIGHLTPPLMSAGSFGAAQDIESLLDEYASAESLDPKRAKLIGAAIIARARETGLAQDCGIKDDENHLDALARLDAFLCDVKDMRIGDGLHVFGEAPDPGRRESLIAALPHEARPGAGELIARCGAAELAALIAALDGRFVAPGPGGAPSRGRIDVLPTGRNIYSVDPRSVPTRTAFEIGKRAAEEVLRRHARDHGDWPKRIVMDIWASATMRTGGDDLAQAMALIGAAPVWDAATSRVSGFDIIPLAKLGHPRVDVTLRISGMFRDAFPAQIALFDQAVRAISQRDEDDDDNPLAAFARKSGEAPLRIFGAAPGAFGLSLSRAINDNASITREELGQLYIEATSYAYRGARGEATQTSAFAGRIASADAMIHVQDQVEQDLLESDAIVDHAGGFSAAAEMLGGRPAIYHVATSDAQKITVRTMPEEIARIMRGRAGNPRWIRGQMQHGHRGAAEIAETVDHLFGLAIMTDATQSHHFDLMFDATCGDPEVAAFLASANPKAAGAILSRFEEAARRGFWRSRRNSTHEDIRSMRERLAC
- the cobW gene encoding cobalamin biosynthesis protein CobW translates to MNDLSSARLSRIPATIITGFLGAGKTTLIRHLLAHNAGRRLALIINEFGDIGVDRDILRGCDDLGCDADAIVELANGCICCTVADDFLPAIERLLALDPPPEHIVIETSGLALPKPLVKAFDWPQIRARLTVDGVIAVVDGAAAAEGRFADDPLKLARQREADPSIAHDNPLEEVFEDQLLCADLVILNKTDLMSAEDEARVRADITAVLPRAVRIVGSEQGRIDAKILLGLNAAAEDDLLNRRSHHDDEADHDHDDFESLIVEAPTIDDPASFIGRLARIAEAHDVLRIKGFVDVRGKPMRLLVQGVGARFKHSFDRPWALGEAREGRLVVIGEKGLNAAAIRQALER